The Bdellovibrionales bacterium genome includes a window with the following:
- a CDS encoding DUF1028 domain-containing protein, whose protein sequence is MYYISVLSLFHFSLLTEARAIERPKSTRPVHTYSIVARDPRTGEMGVAVQSHWFAIGSLVPWGKAGVGVVATQSFIDTRYGTSGIKLMEEGWSAKQALQAIRAADPHPEIRQVAMLDFKGNVATHSGKSCIKFAGYRSGENYSVQSNLMIKEGVPEVMERAFLESKGPLAERLLKALEAAQAAGGDLRGKQSAAILVVAGQPSQSQSTSGRLVDLHVEDNSDPILELRRLYTLHKAYEHMNQGDLAIEEKKIDEALNHYGKAEKMFPENLEMKFWHAVSLVNAKRVAESLPLFRVIFSKDKNWSTLIPRLSEVKIIPDEKGITDEILSVSPKNDHK, encoded by the coding sequence ATCTATTATATTTCAGTTCTGTCCCTCTTTCACTTTTCGCTTCTCACTGAAGCCAGAGCGATCGAAAGGCCAAAATCAACGAGACCCGTACACACCTATTCCATTGTCGCACGAGACCCCCGAACGGGAGAGATGGGTGTGGCTGTTCAATCACACTGGTTCGCTATTGGCTCACTTGTGCCTTGGGGCAAAGCCGGTGTTGGTGTTGTAGCAACTCAGTCCTTTATAGATACGCGCTACGGAACGAGTGGAATTAAATTGATGGAAGAAGGTTGGTCAGCAAAGCAGGCACTACAGGCAATAAGGGCCGCCGACCCTCATCCAGAGATTCGGCAGGTTGCAATGCTTGATTTTAAGGGAAATGTAGCCACTCATTCCGGCAAGTCATGTATCAAATTTGCCGGGTATCGCTCCGGGGAGAACTATTCTGTTCAATCAAATCTGATGATAAAAGAAGGCGTTCCGGAAGTCATGGAGAGAGCCTTTCTGGAAAGCAAAGGTCCCCTTGCTGAGCGATTGCTCAAGGCATTAGAGGCCGCACAGGCTGCGGGAGGTGACTTGAGGGGAAAGCAATCTGCGGCCATTCTGGTTGTGGCAGGGCAGCCTTCTCAATCCCAATCAACAAGCGGGCGTCTCGTCGATTTGCACGTTGAAGACAATTCAGATCCAATTTTGGAACTCAGGCGTCTCTACACTTTACACAAGGCGTACGAGCACATGAATCAAGGAGATTTAGCGATTGAAGAGAAAAAAATTGACGAAGCCCTCAATCATTACGGAAAAGCAGAAAAGATGTTTCCCGAAAACCTGGAAATGAAATTTTGGCATGCCGTTTCCCTCGTTAACGCAAAAAGAGTCGCAGAATCACTTCCTCTCTTTAGGGTCATCTTTAGTAAAGATAAAAATTGGTCAACCTTGATACCGAGACTATCTGAGGTAAAAATAATACCAGATGAAAAAGGGATAACCGATGAGATTCTTTCGGTATCGCCAAAAAATGACCACAAGTAA
- a CDS encoding endo-1,4-beta-xylanase, whose protein sequence is MWVTRLKSANFALIYFISVRLLGCSPSHSIRFPTAAEVSNLQERPSLRVLAKKRDRRIGVGAVNSVSKYSDYSRKLIADEFDFLVSDYFMKWKWIHPHRDLWNFDVSDELVRFAQSHSQQVKGHALLWHRSLPDYVKNNPIGWSEVREHIETLMIRYRSQLSANGDKTLFAWDVLNEAIGDVDGNGKVVLRETIFKRSLGDNYVDRVFALARATDPDALLIYNDFGLELPGPKSEFALAWLEELKLRKVPIDVIGFQLHIPLWKKGALEKFETNLKRYSGLGFQVILSEIDVALFSSQEEFQSMSEEQVNQRLEKQKRVYAELMRICLRNSKCIGLSPWGLSDGDSWLRKTLGKNFEAPLLFDDRFRKKPAYWGIHEALESP, encoded by the coding sequence ATGTGGGTCACTCGTCTAAAATCAGCCAATTTTGCCTTAATATATTTTATTTCTGTGAGGTTGCTTGGTTGCTCCCCATCTCACTCAATTCGGTTTCCCACCGCTGCAGAAGTTTCGAATCTTCAAGAAAGGCCTTCACTGAGGGTGTTGGCCAAAAAACGTGACAGACGAATTGGCGTGGGAGCCGTCAATTCCGTATCGAAGTATTCTGATTATTCTCGAAAACTAATTGCGGATGAATTTGACTTTCTTGTCTCAGATTACTTTATGAAATGGAAATGGATTCACCCTCATCGTGATCTCTGGAATTTTGATGTTTCTGATGAATTGGTGAGATTTGCTCAGTCCCACTCGCAGCAGGTGAAAGGGCATGCATTGCTTTGGCATCGATCTCTTCCTGACTACGTAAAAAACAATCCTATCGGTTGGAGTGAGGTGAGAGAGCATATCGAGACCTTAATGATAAGGTACAGGTCCCAGTTGTCTGCAAATGGAGACAAGACTCTTTTTGCTTGGGATGTTCTTAATGAAGCTATTGGTGACGTTGACGGAAATGGAAAAGTGGTCCTTCGTGAAACAATTTTTAAGCGGTCTTTGGGTGACAACTATGTGGACAGAGTTTTCGCATTAGCAAGAGCAACCGATCCCGATGCACTTTTGATCTACAATGATTTTGGCCTTGAGCTTCCGGGTCCGAAATCGGAATTCGCATTGGCATGGCTTGAGGAATTGAAGTTGCGAAAGGTGCCAATTGATGTGATCGGTTTTCAATTGCACATTCCGTTGTGGAAAAAGGGGGCCCTAGAGAAATTTGAAACGAATCTGAAGAGGTATTCAGGTCTTGGATTCCAGGTGATTTTGAGCGAAATCGATGTAGCTTTGTTTTCATCTCAAGAGGAGTTTCAATCGATGAGCGAGGAGCAGGTGAATCAACGTCTTGAGAAACAGAAGAGAGTTTATGCAGAATTAATGAGAATATGCTTAAGGAATTCAAAGTGCATTGGACTCAGTCCATGGGGATTGAGTGATGGGGACTCTTGGCTAAGAAAAACTTTAGGTAAGAATTTTGAGGCCCCCCTCCTCTTCGATGATAGATTCCGAAAAAAACCCGCCTATTGGGGGATTCATGAAGCTTTGGAGTCACCTTAG